One segment of Arcanobacterium haemolyticum DSM 20595 DNA contains the following:
- the rpsE gene encoding 30S ribosomal protein S5: protein MAAQQRGRAAGSENDGARNERNNRRDDRRGDRRTDRRAEDRNAYVERVVTINRVAKTVKGGRRMSFTALVVVGDGNGTVGVGYGKAKEVPAAIAKGTEEAKKNFFKVPRIGTTIPHLVQGKDAAGVVLLRPASAGTGVIAGGPVRAIMECAGIHDVLSKSLGSSNAINIVRGTIAALKQLEQPEAVAARRGLALDAVAPQAMLRKRAEHEAKEREDAELEAQRAENEAAAAGVGA from the coding sequence ATGGCTGCACAGCAGCGAGGACGAGCCGCTGGCTCGGAGAACGACGGCGCGCGCAACGAGCGCAACAACCGTCGAGATGATCGCCGTGGCGATCGTCGTACCGATCGTCGCGCCGAGGACCGCAACGCATACGTAGAGCGCGTCGTGACGATCAACCGTGTTGCTAAGACCGTCAAGGGTGGACGTCGCATGTCCTTCACCGCACTTGTTGTGGTGGGCGATGGCAACGGCACCGTCGGTGTTGGTTACGGTAAGGCAAAGGAAGTACCGGCAGCTATTGCTAAGGGTACCGAGGAAGCAAAGAAGAACTTCTTCAAGGTTCCACGTATTGGCACTACGATTCCACACTTGGTCCAGGGTAAGGACGCCGCAGGCGTCGTCTTGCTCCGTCCAGCTTCGGCTGGTACCGGTGTTATCGCCGGTGGCCCAGTTCGTGCAATCATGGAGTGCGCTGGTATCCACGATGTTCTTTCTAAGTCCCTCGGTTCTTCCAACGCTATCAATATTGTTCGCGGTACGATCGCAGCACTGAAGCAGCTCGAACAGCCTGAAGCTGTTGCTGCTCGCCGTGGTCTTGCACTCGACGCAGTTGCTCCTCAGGCAATGCTCCGCAAGCGAGCAGAGCATGAAGCTAAGGAACGCGAAGATGCTGAACTCGAAGCACAGCGTGCTGAGAATGAAGCTGCCGCCGCAGGAGTTGGTGCATGA
- the secY gene encoding preprotein translocase subunit SecY → MLHALISAFRTPDLRAKLLFTVMIMVIYRLGTFIPAPFVSYENVTKCLDEAGSDGLLTLINMFSGGAMLKLAVFALGIMPYITASIIVQLMKVVIPRFEELSKEGQTGQAKLTEYTRYLTIFLAILQSSVTVSVANGALFQKCSVDPIPNASAGKYIIAILAMTAGTGLIMWMAELITERGVGNGMSLLIFTGIAANFPAMLGSVSQSNHGWLGVLIVLGMFLAIIVVVVYVEQSQRRIPVQYAKRVVGRRTYGGTSTYIPLKLNMANVIPVIFASSILSMPTMIAQFAQSNEGWAGWIHTYFAPHSFSYLCVYFFLILFFAFFYTSITFNPEEVADNMKRYGGFVPGIRAGQPTADYLRYVINRITWVGALYLAIIALIPQIVFTQMGLTTFSFGGTSIIILVGVGLQTVKDIDAQLQQRHYEGFLR, encoded by the coding sequence TTGCTACACGCACTGATCTCAGCCTTCCGTACCCCAGACTTGCGAGCAAAGCTCCTCTTCACCGTTATGATTATGGTGATCTACCGTCTCGGTACGTTCATCCCTGCTCCATTTGTTTCATATGAGAATGTCACCAAGTGTCTCGATGAAGCGGGGAGTGACGGTCTGCTCACCCTGATCAACATGTTCTCGGGTGGTGCTATGCTCAAACTTGCAGTCTTTGCGCTCGGTATCATGCCGTACATTACGGCGTCCATCATCGTTCAGTTGATGAAGGTTGTTATCCCGCGTTTTGAAGAGCTCTCCAAGGAAGGCCAGACGGGCCAAGCAAAGCTCACGGAGTACACTCGTTACCTCACGATTTTCCTGGCTATCCTACAGTCTTCTGTTACCGTGTCTGTGGCTAACGGCGCACTGTTCCAGAAATGCTCCGTTGATCCGATCCCGAACGCATCGGCAGGCAAGTACATTATTGCTATTTTGGCGATGACTGCCGGTACAGGCCTGATCATGTGGATGGCGGAACTTATCACTGAACGCGGTGTGGGCAACGGTATGTCTCTCTTGATCTTCACGGGTATCGCAGCTAACTTCCCAGCAATGCTCGGCAGCGTCAGCCAGTCGAACCACGGCTGGCTGGGCGTCCTGATCGTCCTTGGCATGTTCCTTGCGATCATTGTTGTGGTTGTGTACGTGGAACAGTCCCAGCGTCGTATCCCAGTACAGTATGCAAAGCGTGTTGTTGGGCGTCGCACCTACGGCGGCACATCCACCTACATCCCGCTGAAGCTCAACATGGCAAACGTTATTCCAGTTATCTTCGCATCCTCGATTTTGTCGATGCCAACCATGATTGCTCAGTTCGCGCAGTCAAATGAAGGCTGGGCAGGCTGGATTCACACCTACTTTGCGCCACATTCATTCTCGTACCTGTGCGTGTACTTCTTCCTAATTTTGTTCTTCGCATTCTTCTACACGTCGATCACCTTCAATCCAGAAGAAGTTGCAGACAACATGAAACGCTACGGCGGCTTCGTCCCAGGTATTCGCGCAGGCCAGCCAACCGCAGATTACCTGCGTTACGTGATCAACCGAATCACGTGGGTTGGCGCCCTCTACTTGGCGATCATCGCGCTCATCCCGCAGATCGTCTTTACCCAAATGGGTTTGACTACGTTCAGCTTCGGCGGAACGTCGATCATCATTCTCGTTGGCGTTGGTCTTCAAACTGTTAAGGATATTGACGCCCAGCTCCAACAGCGACACTACGAAGGATTCCTACGATGA
- the rplX gene encoding 50S ribosomal protein L24, which produces MAKIKKGDLVQVIAGRDKGLQGTVLTVFPAENRVIVEGVARVKKHTKVGRTDRGAATGGIETVEAPIHISNVALVGPDKKPIRVGFREVEVERDGRKKIMRERIGRRGGKEIEL; this is translated from the coding sequence ATGGCGAAGATCAAGAAGGGTGACCTAGTTCAGGTAATCGCGGGACGTGACAAGGGCTTGCAGGGAACTGTTTTGACAGTTTTCCCAGCTGAAAACCGTGTCATCGTCGAAGGCGTTGCTCGCGTGAAGAAGCACACCAAGGTCGGTCGTACCGATCGTGGTGCAGCAACTGGCGGCATCGAAACCGTCGAAGCTCCAATTCACATCTCGAACGTGGCCCTCGTTGGCCCAGACAAGAAGCCAATTCGCGTTGGTTTCCGTGAGGTTGAAGTTGAGCGCGATGGCCGCAAGAAGATCATGCGCGAGCGTATTGGCCGTCGCGGTGGAAAGGAAATCGAACTGTGA
- the rplO gene encoding 50S ribosomal protein L15, giving the protein MADVLKVHDLCPAAGAKKARTRVGRGEGSKGKTAGRGTKGTKARYQVKAGFEGGQMPMHMRLPKLRGFKNPARIEYQVVNLSKLESLFPEGGTVTVEELVVKGAVRANKLVKVLGTGEISVKVNVTVDAWSASAKEKIEAAGGSLEQR; this is encoded by the coding sequence ATGGCTGACGTTCTGAAGGTTCACGATCTATGCCCAGCAGCTGGCGCCAAGAAGGCACGCACTCGCGTTGGCCGTGGTGAAGGCTCAAAGGGTAAGACTGCTGGCCGCGGTACCAAGGGTACCAAGGCACGCTACCAGGTTAAGGCTGGTTTCGAAGGTGGCCAGATGCCAATGCATATGCGCCTGCCGAAGCTCCGTGGTTTTAAGAACCCGGCTCGCATCGAATACCAAGTTGTTAACTTGAGCAAGCTCGAATCCCTCTTCCCAGAGGGTGGCACCGTTACCGTTGAAGAACTTGTTGTAAAGGGCGCTGTCCGCGCAAACAAGCTCGTCAAGGTTCTTGGTACCGGCGAAATCAGCGTTAAGGTCAACGTTACTGTTGACGCTTGGTCTGCTTCTGCAAAGGAGAAGATCGAAGCTGCTGGTGGTTCGCTCGAGCAGCGCTGA
- the rplE gene encoding 50S ribosomal protein L5, translating to MTPRLKTKYADEIRSKMNDEFKYVNVNQIPGLEKIVVNMGVGDAARDSKVLEGAIADITAITGQKPQINRARKSIAQFKLREGQAIGCHVTMRGDRMWEFLDRLLATALPRIRDFRGLSAKQFDGHGNYTFGLTEQSMFHEIDQDKIDRVRGMDITVVTTAKTDDEGRALLRHLGFPFKED from the coding sequence ATTACTCCGCGTTTGAAGACTAAGTACGCCGATGAAATTCGTTCCAAGATGAACGACGAGTTCAAGTACGTAAACGTCAACCAGATTCCAGGTCTGGAAAAGATCGTCGTCAACATGGGTGTCGGCGATGCAGCACGTGATTCTAAGGTTCTGGAAGGTGCTATCGCTGATATCACCGCTATCACCGGCCAGAAGCCACAGATCAACCGAGCACGCAAGTCCATCGCACAGTTTAAGCTGCGCGAAGGTCAGGCAATTGGCTGCCACGTTACTATGCGTGGCGATCGTATGTGGGAATTCCTTGATCGTCTGCTCGCAACTGCTCTGCCACGTATCCGCGATTTCCGCGGTTTGTCTGCAAAGCAGTTCGATGGACATGGTAACTACACCTTCGGTTTGACCGAACAGTCCATGTTCCACGAAATCGACCAGGACAAGATTGATCGTGTCCGCGGTATGGATATCACCGTGGTTACGACCGCCAAGACCGACGACGAGGGACGTGCATTGTTGCGTCACCTTGGATTCCCGTTCAAGGAGGACTGA
- the rplV gene encoding 50S ribosomal protein L22: protein MEAKAQARYVRVTPQKARRVINEIRGMRVLAAVDLLKFAPQAIATDVKKILESAVANARYAAEQANERFDEAELKVVAAYVDEGPTMKRIQPRAQGRANRILKRTSHITVIVGDEKRGA from the coding sequence ATGGAAGCCAAGGCACAGGCACGTTACGTACGTGTTACGCCGCAGAAGGCACGTCGCGTGATCAACGAGATCCGTGGAATGCGTGTCCTCGCAGCGGTCGACCTACTGAAGTTCGCACCACAGGCAATCGCAACAGACGTCAAGAAGATTCTTGAATCTGCTGTTGCTAATGCCCGCTACGCCGCCGAACAGGCGAACGAGCGTTTCGACGAAGCAGAACTCAAGGTTGTTGCTGCTTACGTTGATGAAGGCCCAACCATGAAGCGCATTCAACCACGCGCTCAGGGCCGTGCGAACCGCATTTTGAAGCGGACAAGCCACATCACCGTTATTGTCGGTGACGAGAAGAGGGGAGCCTGA
- the rplN gene encoding 50S ribosomal protein L14 — MIQQESRLKIADNTGAKEILCIRVLGGSGKRYAGIGDTIVATVKDAIPGGNVKKGDVVKAVVVRAKKSTRRADGSYIRFDENAAVILKNENEPRGTRIFGPVARELRDKKFMRIVSLAPEVI; from the coding sequence ATGATCCAGCAGGAGTCGCGGCTTAAGATCGCCGACAACACCGGTGCTAAGGAAATCCTCTGCATCCGCGTGCTTGGCGGTTCTGGCAAGCGCTACGCCGGAATTGGCGACACGATTGTCGCCACCGTCAAGGATGCTATTCCTGGCGGTAATGTAAAGAAGGGCGACGTCGTTAAGGCGGTCGTCGTCCGTGCAAAGAAGAGCACTCGTCGCGCTGACGGCTCGTACATTCGTTTCGACGAAAACGCAGCTGTCATCCTGAAGAACGAGAACGAGCCACGTGGTACCCGTATCTTCGGCCCCGTTGCTCGTGAACTTCGCGATAAGAAGTTCATGCGTATCGTTTCATTGGCACCGGAGGTGATCTGA
- the rplD gene encoding 50S ribosomal protein L4, with protein sequence MADLKVDILDTTGAKAGSATLPAESFDLEINIPLIHQVVVAQLAAARQGTHKTKTRGEVRGGGVKPFKQKGTGRARQGSIRAPHFTGGGTVHGPRPRDYSQRTPKKMIAAALRQALSDRARNGRIHVVTGIVDSATPSTKAALNLVSKVAEQRGALVVLERNEETAVLSLRNLQEAHTLYVDQLNAYDVLVADDVIFTQAALDTFVGAHSKEETK encoded by the coding sequence ATGGCAGACCTCAAGGTTGACATCCTCGACACCACAGGCGCTAAGGCCGGTTCGGCAACTCTCCCAGCAGAGTCGTTCGATCTCGAGATCAACATTCCGCTGATCCACCAGGTTGTTGTTGCTCAGCTTGCTGCTGCACGTCAGGGCACACACAAGACCAAGACCCGTGGCGAAGTCCGCGGTGGTGGCGTCAAGCCATTCAAGCAGAAGGGTACCGGTCGCGCCCGCCAGGGTTCGATCCGCGCACCTCACTTCACCGGCGGTGGTACTGTCCACGGCCCGCGCCCACGCGATTACTCGCAGCGCACACCTAAGAAGATGATTGCTGCAGCATTGCGTCAGGCACTGTCTGATCGTGCTCGTAACGGCCGTATCCACGTCGTTACCGGTATCGTCGATTCCGCAACTCCGTCCACCAAGGCAGCCCTCAACCTCGTTTCGAAGGTTGCAGAGCAGCGCGGTGCACTTGTTGTACTCGAACGTAACGAAGAGACCGCAGTTCTCTCGCTCCGTAACCTGCAGGAAGCACACACCCTGTACGTTGACCAGCTCAACGCATACGATGTGCTCGTTGCTGACGATGTCATCTTCACCCAAGCAGCTCTTGACACCTTCGTTGGTGCACACAGCAAGGAGGAGACGAAGTGA
- the rplR gene encoding 50S ribosomal protein L18 encodes MAVTPKGKGKFVSRTRRHIRLRKRISGTTERPRLVVTRSNRHMVAQVIDDTVGKTLVSASTLEVDLRASSDSKVSKSRVVGELIGKRAIDAGITTVVFDRGGNKYHGRVAAVAEGAREAGLTL; translated from the coding sequence ATGGCTGTTACTCCAAAGGGCAAGGGCAAGTTCGTTTCACGTACTCGCCGCCATATCCGTCTTCGCAAGCGTATTTCCGGTACCACCGAGCGTCCACGCCTGGTTGTTACCCGGTCAAATCGCCACATGGTTGCACAGGTTATCGACGACACCGTTGGCAAGACCCTCGTGTCTGCGTCAACTCTCGAAGTCGATCTGCGCGCCTCATCCGATTCCAAGGTTTCTAAGTCCCGCGTTGTTGGTGAACTCATCGGCAAGCGTGCGATCGACGCTGGTATTACCACAGTGGTCTTTGACCGTGGTGGAAACAAGTACCACGGTCGTGTTGCTGCTGTCGCAGAAGGCGCCCGCGAAGCTGGCTTGACCCTGTAA
- the rpsC gene encoding 30S ribosomal protein S3 produces MGQKVNPTGFRLGITTEHRSKWFADSSKEGQRYRDYIEEDIKIRRKVENDLERAGISRVNIERRTERVVIDIHTARPGIVIGRRGAEADRLRQDLEKLTGKAVQLNILEVKNPEADAQLVAQGIAEQLAARVSFRRAMRKGIQSAQRAGAKGIRVQCSGRLGGAEMSRAEFYREGRVPLHTLRANIDYGFYEARTTFGRIGVKVWIYRGDITDAEYYRSLAEAPRGRGGRGGERRGRRGDRPNRGARSNQSAEQTATPAEAPATEPAQTQETEA; encoded by the coding sequence GTGGGACAGAAAGTAAACCCGACCGGTTTCCGTCTCGGTATCACCACCGAACATCGGTCAAAGTGGTTCGCTGATTCCTCCAAGGAAGGTCAGCGTTACCGCGATTACATTGAAGAAGACATCAAGATTCGCCGCAAGGTCGAAAACGATCTCGAACGCGCAGGTATTTCCCGCGTCAACATCGAGCGTCGTACCGAGCGCGTTGTGATCGACATCCACACTGCACGTCCAGGCATCGTCATTGGCCGTCGTGGTGCAGAAGCCGATCGTCTTCGCCAGGATCTTGAGAAGCTGACCGGTAAGGCCGTTCAGCTTAACATCCTCGAAGTTAAGAACCCAGAAGCTGACGCACAGCTTGTTGCTCAGGGTATTGCTGAGCAACTCGCAGCACGTGTTTCCTTCCGTCGCGCAATGCGCAAGGGCATTCAGTCCGCGCAGCGTGCAGGCGCTAAGGGTATCCGTGTTCAGTGCTCTGGCCGTCTTGGCGGCGCTGAAATGTCGCGTGCAGAATTCTACCGTGAAGGTCGAGTTCCACTGCACACGCTTCGCGCCAACATTGACTACGGTTTCTACGAGGCACGCACCACCTTCGGCCGTATCGGCGTGAAGGTATGGATCTACCGCGGTGACATCACCGACGCCGAATACTACCGTTCACTCGCTGAAGCTCCGCGTGGTCGCGGTGGCCGTGGCGGCGAACGTCGTGGTCGTCGTGGCGATCGTCCGAACCGTGGCGCACGTTCGAACCAGTCGGCAGAGCAAACCGCTACTCCGGCTGAAGCACCGGCAACCGAGCCGGCACAGACCCAGGAAACGGAGGCCTGA
- the rpsQ gene encoding 30S ribosomal protein S17: MSEQEKLTETTARNYRKVRRGYVVSDKMDKTVVVEVEDRRKHPLYGKVMTRTKRVKAHDESNEVRVGDLVRIMETRPLSATKHFRVVEIIEKAK, from the coding sequence ATGAGCGAGCAGGAAAAGTTGACTGAAACCACAGCGCGAAACTATCGCAAAGTTCGCCGTGGTTATGTAGTATCTGACAAGATGGACAAGACAGTTGTGGTCGAAGTCGAAGACCGCCGTAAGCACCCGCTTTACGGTAAGGTTATGACACGTACCAAGCGCGTCAAGGCCCACGATGAATCTAACGAGGTCCGGGTTGGCGATCTCGTCCGTATCATGGAAACCCGACCATTGTCTGCGACCAAGCACTTCCGCGTGGTCGAGATTATCGAGAAGGCAAAGTGA
- the rpmC gene encoding 50S ribosomal protein L29, with product MMAKGITTEELDKLTDVELAERLKESKEELFNLRFSAVTHRLEDSGRLKEVRRNIARIYTIARERELGIRTAPTAKK from the coding sequence ATGATGGCTAAGGGCATCACCACTGAAGAGCTAGACAAGCTAACTGACGTTGAGCTTGCCGAGCGTCTGAAGGAATCGAAGGAAGAACTGTTCAACCTTCGCTTCTCAGCCGTGACCCACCGTCTGGAAGATTCCGGTCGTCTCAAGGAAGTACGTCGTAATATTGCACGTATTTACACAATCGCCCGCGAGCGTGAGCTCGGAATTCGCACCGCTCCGACGGCTAAGAAGTGA
- a CDS encoding type Z 30S ribosomal protein S14, whose protein sequence is MAKTSLKVKAARKPKFAVRAYTRCQRCGRPHSVYRKFGLCRVCLREMAHRGELPGVKKSSW, encoded by the coding sequence ATGGCAAAGACCTCACTCAAGGTAAAGGCTGCTCGTAAGCCTAAGTTCGCCGTTCGCGCTTACACCCGTTGTCAGCGTTGCGGCCGTCCGCACTCGGTTTACCGCAAGTTCGGCCTGTGCCGTGTTTGCTTGCGCGAGATGGCCCACCGTGGCGAACTCCCCGGTGTAAAGAAGTCCAGCTGGTAA
- the rpsH gene encoding 30S ribosomal protein S8 has protein sequence MSMTDPIADMLTRLRNANSAFHESVSMPYSKMKANIANILQREGYIADFTVEDAQVGKTLTLNLKFGPNRERALAGLRRISKPGLRVYAKSTNLPQVLGGLGVAILSTSSGLLTDREAKDKGVGGEVLAYIW, from the coding sequence ATGTCTATGACAGACCCAATTGCAGATATGCTCACGCGTCTGCGTAACGCCAACTCGGCGTTCCACGAGTCGGTTTCGATGCCGTACTCGAAGATGAAGGCAAACATCGCCAACATCCTTCAGCGTGAGGGTTACATCGCCGACTTCACAGTCGAAGATGCCCAGGTGGGCAAGACGCTCACCCTCAACTTGAAGTTCGGTCCAAACCGCGAGCGTGCGCTTGCTGGTCTTCGCCGTATTTCTAAGCCGGGTCTCCGCGTTTACGCGAAGTCCACCAATCTTCCTCAGGTTCTCGGCGGCCTTGGCGTGGCAATCTTGTCCACGTCGTCAGGTCTGCTCACTGACCGTGAGGCCAAGGACAAGGGCGTAGGTGGGGAAGTCCTCGCCTACATCTGGTAA
- the rpmD gene encoding 50S ribosomal protein L30, giving the protein MMKLKITQTKGLVGTKQNQKDTVRSLGLHKIHQSVVREDTPVVRGMIRTVAHLVTVEEVA; this is encoded by the coding sequence ATGATGAAACTCAAGATTACTCAGACGAAGGGTTTGGTAGGTACCAAGCAGAACCAGAAAGATACGGTTCGTTCGCTTGGCCTGCACAAGATCCACCAGTCGGTCGTTCGTGAAGATACCCCGGTTGTCCGCGGGATGATCCGCACGGTTGCCCACCTGGTTACTGTGGAGGAGGTTGCCTGA
- the rplF gene encoding 50S ribosomal protein L6: MSRIGKLPIAIPAGVEVKLDGDVISVKGPKGELTHTIPAPITVEIEDGTITVKRPNDERVSRSLHGLTRTLISNNITGVTTGYTKSLEIVGTGYRVVAKGSDLEFSLGYSHTIYVEAPEGITFAVEAPTKFSISGINKQQVGEMAARIRKLRKPEPYKGKGIRYAGEHVRRKAGKAGK; encoded by the coding sequence ATGTCTCGTATTGGTAAGCTCCCAATTGCCATCCCTGCAGGTGTTGAGGTCAAGCTTGACGGCGATGTTATCTCCGTTAAGGGCCCAAAGGGTGAACTCACTCACACCATCCCGGCTCCCATTACCGTTGAGATTGAAGACGGCACCATTACCGTTAAGCGTCCAAACGACGAGCGCGTCTCTCGTTCGCTTCACGGTTTGACCCGTACGCTGATCTCCAACAACATCACCGGTGTTACCACCGGCTACACCAAGTCTCTCGAAATCGTGGGTACTGGTTACCGTGTTGTTGCAAAGGGCTCGGACCTCGAGTTCTCTCTTGGTTACTCCCACACGATCTACGTTGAAGCTCCAGAAGGTATCACCTTCGCAGTCGAGGCTCCTACGAAGTTCTCGATCAGCGGCATCAACAAGCAGCAGGTCGGTGAGATGGCAGCTCGCATCCGTAAACTCCGTAAGCCTGAGCCATACAAGGGCAAGGGTATTCGCTATGCCGGCGAACATGTTCGTCGCAAGGCCGGAAAGGCTGGTAAGTGA
- the rplP gene encoding 50S ribosomal protein L16, translating to MLIPRRTKYRKQHRPTRSGMSKGGNQIAFGEFGIQALEPAYITNRQIEAARIAMTRHVKRGGKVWINIFPDRPLTKKALGLRMGSGKGPVETWVANVKPGRVMFELAGVPEQLAREAMLRAMHKLPMKTRFVTREDGE from the coding sequence ATGCTCATTCCCCGCCGCACAAAGTACCGCAAGCAGCATCGTCCGACCCGTTCGGGCATGTCTAAGGGCGGAAACCAGATTGCATTCGGTGAATTCGGTATCCAGGCTCTGGAGCCGGCATACATTACCAACCGTCAGATTGAAGCAGCACGTATTGCTATGACCCGTCACGTGAAGCGTGGTGGTAAGGTGTGGATTAACATCTTCCCAGATCGCCCGCTCACCAAGAAGGCTCTCGGCCTTCGTATGGGGTCTGGTAAGGGCCCAGTGGAAACCTGGGTTGCCAACGTGAAGCCTGGCCGTGTCATGTTCGAACTTGCTGGTGTGCCTGAGCAACTAGCTCGTGAAGCAATGCTGCGTGCTATGCACAAGCTCCCAATGAAGACCCGTTTTGTTACCCGTGAGGATGGTGAATGA
- the rpsS gene encoding 30S ribosomal protein S19 — protein MPRSLKKGPFVDSHLMKKVDEQNEKGTKNVIKTWSRRSVITPDFLGHTFAVHDGRKHVPVFVTESMVGHKLGEFAPTRTFRSHEKDDRKGRRR, from the coding sequence ATGCCGCGTAGTTTGAAGAAGGGCCCGTTCGTCGATTCACACCTTATGAAGAAGGTTGACGAACAGAACGAAAAGGGTACCAAGAACGTTATCAAGACCTGGTCCCGTCGGTCGGTTATCACCCCCGATTTCCTAGGTCACACCTTTGCAGTCCACGACGGCCGCAAGCATGTTCCGGTGTTCGTCACCGAATCCATGGTCGGCCACAAGCTCGGCGAATTCGCTCCAACTCGTACTTTCCGGAGTCACGAGAAGGACGATCGCAAGGGCCGCCGCCGCTGA
- the rplB gene encoding 50S ribosomal protein L2, protein MGIRKYKPTTPGRRGASVADFAEITRSTPEKSLLRPLSKTGGRNNNGRITTRHKGGGHKRQYRVIDFRRHDKDGVPARVAHIEYDPNRTARIALLHYVDGEKRYILAPVNLKQGMMVENGPSADIKPGNNLPLRNIPVGTVIHAVELRPGGGAKIARSAGVSVQLVAKEGKYAQLRMPSGEIRNVDARCRATVGEVGNAEQSNINWGKAGRMRWKGVRPTVRGVVMNPVDHPHGGGEGKTSGGRHPVSPWGQKEGRTRHPNKPSDKLIVRRRKTGKKR, encoded by the coding sequence ATGGGAATTCGTAAGTACAAGCCGACGACACCAGGTCGTCGCGGTGCGAGCGTCGCCGACTTCGCTGAGATCACCCGATCGACGCCGGAGAAGTCGCTCCTGCGCCCGCTTTCCAAGACTGGTGGCCGTAACAACAACGGTCGCATCACCACCCGTCACAAGGGCGGTGGCCACAAGCGCCAGTACCGCGTGATCGACTTCCGTCGTCACGACAAGGACGGCGTTCCAGCACGCGTTGCTCACATTGAGTACGACCCGAACCGTACCGCTCGTATCGCCCTTCTCCACTACGTGGATGGCGAAAAGCGCTACATCTTGGCTCCGGTCAACCTCAAGCAGGGCATGATGGTGGAAAACGGTCCATCCGCTGACATCAAGCCAGGCAACAACCTTCCACTCCGTAACATCCCGGTTGGTACCGTGATTCACGCTGTGGAACTGCGCCCAGGCGGCGGTGCGAAGATCGCACGTTCCGCTGGTGTTTCGGTGCAGCTCGTTGCTAAGGAAGGCAAGTACGCCCAGCTGCGTATGCCATCCGGCGAAATTCGTAACGTCGACGCGCGCTGCCGTGCGACTGTTGGCGAAGTTGGCAATGCTGAGCAGTCCAACATCAACTGGGGTAAGGCTGGCCGTATGCGCTGGAAGGGCGTCCGCCCAACCGTGCGTGGTGTCGTTATGAACCCGGTTGACCACCCACATGGTGGTGGTGAAGGCAAGACCTCTGGTGGCCGTCACCCAGTTTCACCATGGGGCCAGAAGGAAGGCCGCACCCGCCACCCCAACAAGCCCAGCGACAAGCTCATTGTGCGCCGTCGCAAGACTGGCAAGAAGCGCTGA
- the rplW gene encoding 50S ribosomal protein L23 encodes MTQYAAFHNKDPRDVILAPVATEKSARGEDEGKYTFLVQPSANKTEIKIAIEKIFGVKVESVNTQNRAGKTRRTRNGIGRRKATKRAIVTLREGTIDIYGEIVG; translated from the coding sequence GTGACTCAGTACGCAGCGTTCCATAACAAGGATCCGCGTGACGTCATTCTTGCCCCAGTAGCAACTGAAAAGTCTGCTCGCGGCGAGGATGAAGGCAAGTACACCTTCTTGGTGCAGCCATCCGCGAACAAGACGGAAATCAAGATCGCCATTGAGAAGATCTTTGGTGTCAAGGTTGAGTCCGTGAACACCCAGAATCGTGCAGGCAAGACCCGCCGTACCCGCAACGGCATCGGCCGTCGCAAGGCTACCAAGCGAGCCATTGTTACCCTCCGTGAGGGCACGATCGACATCTACGGCGAGATCGTCGGCTAA